The Legionella lansingensis DNA window AGTCCAGAAGACAAGGGTATGCAGTCTTTAATCTACAGACAAAGTCAAAACAGGACAATTCGTGCCCGGCAAATTGCTGAACAGCTGAAACTCTGGGGAGTGGTGGAGGCTTATAATAAAGCCTGTGATATTGCTGGCCATGAACGTGTTGGTAGGCCTCATTTTGCCCAAGTGTTGATTAATGAAGGTCTAGTGTCTGATATGCAAACAGCCTTTAAACGCTTTTTAGGCAGAGGACGTCCGGCTTATGTTCGTACCTCATGGCTAAGTTTGACAGAGGCAGTGGAGGGAATAACCGAGGCTAATGGCGAGGCTGTTTTGGCTCACCCATTGAAATATTCTTTGACTCGAACAAAACTCTATGAGCTAATTACCGATTTTAAAAAGGCTGGTGGCAGGGGGCTTGAAGTCATTTCGGGGGATATGACGGCTTTACAGATTGATGAGATGGCTTCACTTTGCCAACGTTTTCAACTTCTTGGATCTACAGGGTCTGATTACCATGGTGATATATTCTCGCGTATTTCTATTGGAAGACAGCCACAACTGCCGGTAAACTGTAGGCCAATTTGGCATCTATGGAACATATAACAGGGGACTTTATGAGTCAGTTCTTTGCAATTCATCCTGATAATCCGCAAGCGCGCTTATTAAGACAAGCAGCAAACATCATTGAAGAAGGTGGGGTGATTGTTTACCCAACTGATTCAGGCTATGCCTTTGGATGCAAGTTGGGAAACAAAGCAGCACTGGAACGCATTAGACGGTTACGACAACTGGATAAAAATCATAACATGACTTTGGTTTGTCAAGATTTGTCTCAATTAGGAACTTACGCAAAGGTATCAAACTCCATTTTTCGCCTACTCAAGGCATTTACTCCCGGTTCCTATACATTCATTTTAAATGCTACTCATGAAGTACCGAGGTTAATGCTTCATCCAAAACGTAAAACATTGGGATTAAGGGTCCCGGATAACAGTATCACCTTAGCTTTGTTAGAATGCTTGGATGCTCCTTTGATGAGCACAACGTTAATTTTACCTGGAGCAACAGCTCCTCTAAGTGAGCCTGCAGCGATTAGAGATTTATTGGGCGAGCAAATTGATTTGATCATTGATGGTGGTAATTGCGGCCATGAGCCAACCACGGTTGTGGATCTTACTGGTGATTATCCGGTAATCATTCGTGAAGGCAAAGGTGATCCAGAACCTTTTAGATAATTTTTAAGATAGAATGAAGGATTTTGATGTCAGCTATATTTAATGTGAGTAAGCGCGTAGTCTCAGGTATGCGAGCCAGTGGTCGTTTACATCTAGGTCATTATCACGGTGTGATCCAAAATTGGATAAAATTGCAACATCAATATGATTGTTATTTCTTTGTTGCTGATTGGCATGGTTTAACTACCCGCTATGATGAACCTGGTTTTATTGAGCAAATTTTATGGGATATGGTCGTTGATTGGCTTGCTTGTGGAATCAATCCCAACTTATCCAAAATCTTTATTCAATCTTGGGTTCCTGAGCACGCAGAATTGCATCTCTTATTGTCCATGATAACGCCTTTAGGATGGCTGGAACGTGTTCCGAGCTATAAGGACCAGCAAGAAAAATTGCACGATAAGGATTTATCGACGTTTGGTTTTTTAGGCTATCCTTTACTGCAAAGTGCTGATGTCTTGCTTTATAAAGCGGATTATGTCCCCGTCGGTGAAGACCAAGTTCCGCATATTGAACTTACCC harbors:
- a CDS encoding PHP domain-containing protein, giving the protein MIDLHCHSNFSDGTLSPADLLNKAFESNVKMLALTDHDTTDGLEMLHKAASALPIKIIDGIELSACWKKHDIHIIGLNISPEDKGMQSLIYRQSQNRTIRARQIAEQLKLWGVVEAYNKACDIAGHERVGRPHFAQVLINEGLVSDMQTAFKRFLGRGRPAYVRTSWLSLTEAVEGITEANGEAVLAHPLKYSLTRTKLYELITDFKKAGGRGLEVISGDMTALQIDEMASLCQRFQLLGSTGSDYHGDIFSRISIGRQPQLPVNCRPIWHLWNI
- a CDS encoding L-threonylcarbamoyladenylate synthase, with product MSQFFAIHPDNPQARLLRQAANIIEEGGVIVYPTDSGYAFGCKLGNKAALERIRRLRQLDKNHNMTLVCQDLSQLGTYAKVSNSIFRLLKAFTPGSYTFILNATHEVPRLMLHPKRKTLGLRVPDNSITLALLECLDAPLMSTTLILPGATAPLSEPAAIRDLLGEQIDLIIDGGNCGHEPTTVVDLTGDYPVIIREGKGDPEPFR